From one Drosophila subpulchrella strain 33 F10 #4 breed RU33 chromosome 3L, RU_Dsub_v1.1 Primary Assembly, whole genome shotgun sequence genomic stretch:
- the LOC119553260 gene encoding battenin yields MTASKQQEAEAEHDPQVVVTPGDASHSSRQDRGLWRDLTSYWILGLCNNYGYVVMLSAAHDIIKQFNPNDESEESSSGRNCHLVSTGAILLADVLPSLFVKILMPFFPFWVNFRIALAVAFSAAGFLLVGFANAEWMALLGVIITSASSGIGETTFLAYSSRYNKNVISTWSSGTGGAGVIGSLSYASLRSLDFSPRDTMLVMLIFPAIEAFAFWLLLRRPQVDILPVTTVESTEVLITDEKPLVGFKEKFFYIKHLFKYMLPLCLVYFFEYFINQGLFELVYFEDIFLDKDSQYRWLNVDYQIGVFISRSSVNVFQLDKIWLMSIFQLVNVVYFLTEVIWWYTPSIWIVFAIVLWEGLLGGGAYVNTFYRMSKEISPERQQFAMAMVVQSDSYGIALAGFLAIPVHNAICGLPAAARSLVW; encoded by the exons ATGACGGCAAGCAAGCAGCAAGAGGCCGAGGCCGAACACGATCCCCAAGTGGTGGTCACCCCCGGAGATGCCTCTCACAGTTCTCGCCAGGATCGGGGCCTTTGGCGGGATCTGACGTCCTACTGGATCCTCGGTCTGTGCAACAACTACGGATATGTGGTGATGCTAAGTGCTGCCCACGATATAATCAAGCAGTTCAATCCG AATGATGAAAGTGAAGAGAGCTCGTCGGGTAGAAATTGTCACTTGGTATCCACGGGGGCTATTTTGCTGGCTGATGTGCTGCCCTCATTGTTTGTGAAGATACTAATGCCTTTCTTTCCGTTTTGGGTCAA TTTTCGCATAGCCCTGGCAGTCGCTTTCTCCGCAGCTGGTTTCCTGCTGGTAGGATTTGCCAATGCCGAATGGATGGCCCTGTTGGGAGTGATCATCACCTCAGCCAGCAGTGGAATCGGAGAGACCACCTTTTTGGCCTATTCTTCGCGTTACAACAA GAATGTGATATCCACCTGGTCATCCGGAACTGGTGGTGCCGGAGTCATTGGTTCCTTGAGCTATGCCAGTTTGAGATCTCTGGACTTCAGTCCCAGAGACACTATGCTGGTCATGCTGATCTTCCCCGCGATCGAGGCTTTCGCTTtttggctgctgctgcgtcGTCCGCAGGTTGATATCCTGCCAGTTACGACAGTTGAGTCCACGGAAGTCCTGATCACCGACGAGAAGCCCTTGGTTGGTTTCAAGGAGAAGTTCTTCTACATCAAGCACCTCTTCAAGTATATGTTACCCCTTTGCTTGGTTTACTTCTTCGAGTACTTCATCAATCAGGGACTG TTCGAGTTGGTCTACTTCGAGGACATTTTCCTGGACAAGGACTCGCAGTACCGCTGGCTGAATGTGGACTACCAAATCGGAGTCTTCATCTCTCGTTCCTCGGTCAACGTCTTCCAGCTGGACAAGATCTGGCTAATGTCCATCTTCCAGTTGGTCAACGTCGTCTACTTCCTCACCGAGGTCATCTGGTGGTACACGCCCAGCATCTGGATCGTGTTCGCTATCGTCCTGTGGGAGGGACTTCTGGGCGGCGGTGCCTACGTGAACACCTTCTATCGGATGTCCAAGGAGATCTCGCCGGAGCGCCAGCAGTTCGCCATGGCCATGGTGGTCCAGTCGGATTCGTATGGTATCGCCCTGGCCGGATTCCTGGCCATTCCCGTCCACAACGCCATCTGCGGTCTTCCGGCGGCGGCCAGGAGCCTTGTCTGGTGA